A segment of the Antennarius striatus isolate MH-2024 unplaced genomic scaffold, ASM4005453v1 scaffold_34, whole genome shotgun sequence genome:
aaacctttaaaggagagaaaatgcaaacaaaagaacgcattcgtgcttcgtatttgacaaactattccgtggaaaactacacaacaaacttatttcgaaagacacgtcttcttcttctcctatcctgtcaaatcgtcttgaaggatctgtagttgcgatgccctcctctggacgtaatgggttactacaaaaacattaaagttacacgttgctagatcgtcattagcttccggttgggactaccaaagcactttaaatttgcggaaatatttcgtgtttgtccccattttttttcaaatattacaaacaatgcaaccttctctttggttttgaccaagaaatttaacccacaactttaacacttttacacaagaacctaatagattttgacaattaaagaatttcttcacttcaaactgcctacaagtcttaatttgcgaggtaataatcgttcaaaaatgatgtcaaaacattaaaaacttttcaccagtttttggtcgtacttttctcgtgaaattgaatcaaatacatttcctcttagattgatgcttttattttgagctaccaccggatatgaatgcatatcggtgacactgccttcctgtgtcagtagctgtgttagctttacaccaaaacaaacacaaagacaaagacataaacacacaaaaaacacacaaaaacctttaaaggagagaaaatgcaaacaaaagaacgcattcgtgcttcgtatttgacaaactattccgtggaaaactacacaacaaacttatttcgaaagacacgtcttcttcttctcctatcctgtcaaatcgtcttgaaggatctgtagttgcgatgccctcctctggacgtaatgggttactacaaaaacattaaagttacacgttgctagatcgtcattagcttccggttgggactaccaaagcactttaaatttgcggaaatatttcgtgtttgtccccattttttttcaaatattacaaacaatgcaaccttctctttggttttgaccaagaaatttaacccacaactttaacacttttacacaagaacctaatagattttgacaattaaagaatttcttcacttcaaactgcctacaagtcttaatttgcgaggtaataatcgttcaaaaatgatgtcaaaacattaaaaacttttcaccagtttttggtcgtacttttctcgtgaaattgaatcaaatacatttcctcttagattgatgcttttattttgagctaccaccggatatgaatgcatatcggtgacactgccttcctgtgtcagtagctgtgttagctttacaccaaaacaaacacaaagacaaagacataaacacacaaaaaacacacaaaaacctttaaaggagagaaaatgcaaacaaaagaacgcattcgtgcttcgtatttgacaaactattccgtggaaaactacacaacaaacttatttcgaaagacacgtcttcttcttctcctatcctgtcaaatcgtcttgaaggatctgtagttgcgatgccctcctctggacgtaatgggttactacaaaaacattaaagttacacgttgctagatcgtcattagcttccggttgtgtagtagagtgatattgatgtgggattgcagggctgtcctttgggagtggcagcacaggttggggagtagtgagggtggagctttaacctttgacctgtatatatatgtcctccaggtgttaaggaagggtgtgtgtacgtgtatgcagtaaagattgaagctaaaaacgtacctcccgactctgtcccctttttcttataatatcccaAAGATATTACATCTTGGCGACGAGGAGACCAAGCGAGCTCACTGTGTGTTGTACAGAGGAAGCATCTTGTGGTGCCCGGCTACGCGAGGGACTCGGTTGATGTCGAGCGGCGAGGAAGCTAAGTAAAATAGCCTATtggcctaaaaaaaaataaaaaataaaataaaaataaaaggtcgaGATGGCTACGGCGATGGTGGGGACACTTGTGGCTTTTGATAGCCAGGTGCAAGTCTGGGAGGAGTACGTCGAGGTGATGGAGCATTTCTTCGTGGCAAATGGCATCACAGACGCTGGGAGACAGCGGGCTATattgttgagctcagtgggcAGCCGGACGTATAGTTTAATGAGGAACTTGTTAAGTCCGGAGAAGCCTGGGGATAAGTCATATGACGAGTTAACTCAGCTGCTGCAGTCGCACTTCAACCCGAAGCCCAGTGAGATTGTTCAGAGATTTAAGTTCAACTCGAGGATGAGGGCGGTGAATGAGACTGTGACGGAGTATGTGGCGGTGCTGCGGGAGCTGGCTCAACACTGTAACTACGGCGACAGACTGAAGGAGATGCTGCGCGACAGGCTCGTGTGTGGAATTGCGGACGATCGCATCCAGCGGAGGTTGTTGGCGGAACCGGAGCTGACTTTTGAGCGAGCGTTGAAAGTCGCACAAGCCATCGAGACTGCGAGCAGGGACGTGCTGGATCTACAACAGAAACAGGACGGTAATGCAAGTAAGCCCTCAGCTCATTTGCAGGTGCACACTGTGAAAGCAGGACGGAAGTGGCAGGAAAAAACTGCGGGGTTAACGTGCTACAGATGTGGAGGTGAACATATGGCACGGGACTGTAGGTTCATCAACGAGAAGTGTCATGGCTGTGGAAAAAAGgggcatgtgaaaaaaatgtgcagatcctcacctcctccagggcggcagctaaaggggggagggaaacATAAGCAGTTTGTAAAAGGGGTAAAGGAGGATAAAAAACAGCCTGCACATCACATAAGTGAAGTCCCTAGGGATCTCTCTAGTGATGAGgatgtgtttacactgtatagTATATCAGAGCCAAAGATAGTTAAAACAGACCCCATCACTACTCAGCTGAAGCTAAATGGTCACATAGTATCATTTGAAGTAGATACGGGGTGCAGTGTAACTATTGTATCTAAGACAGAGTATGTTAAGTTATGGGCAGCCGGGGGCGCACCTGAGTTACAAGATTGTTCATTAAGTCTTAAAACGTACACGGGTGAGAGAGTGCCCACAGTAGGTGCAGCAGAAGTAACGGTACAGTTCAAAGAGCAAACCAAGCAGCTTCCAGTGGTGGTCGTAGCAGGGCCTGGGCCAAACCTGTTAGGCAGAGCCTGGATTAAAGAGCTAGGTATGAACTGTGTGCTGCTTAATAGCAtagagcagaaacacatcacattgcAAGAGATACTAAGACAGAATGAGGAGGTTTTTAAAGAGGAACTGGGAACGTGGAGGGGCCCCCcagcaaaaatatatgtaaaggaAGGGGTTGCTCCGAAGTACTATAAACCCCGCCCAGTCCCTTATGCCATGAGGAAGAAAGTGGAGGTAGCGTTAGAGAGACTAACCAATCAAGGGATAATTGAGCCAGTGAAATTCTCGGAGTGGGCTACACCAATTGTTCCTGTGCTGAAGCCGGACAATTCAGTGCGCATCTGTGGAGATTACAAGCTCACAGTCAATTTGGTGTCAAAGTTGGAACAGTATCCAATACCCAAGCTAGAGGACTTGTTTGAGAAACTGTCTGGTGGTGAAAAGTTTAGTAAATTGGACTTAAGCCACGCCTATCAGCAGGTAATCTTGGATGAGGCATCCAAGCGCTTTGtcaccattaacacacacaaaggtctgttccaagtgAACCGTCTGCCTTTTGGGGtttcctccagtccagccaTATTTCAAAGACTAATGGAGAGTCTGGTGGCTGGCATCCCAAAAGTAGCAGTGTATTTGGATGATATTTTGTTGACAGGCCGAAGTGACCAAGAACATCTGGCAACATTGAACCAGGTGCTGACGCGGCTGCAGGAGGCTGGTCTTCGCCTCAAACGCAACAAATGTACATTcatggaacaggaagcagagttcTTAGGACACAAAGTGGATGCTTCAGGGCTCCATCCCCTACCCCACAAGGTCAGTGCCATACAAAAAGCACCAGCACCCACTAATGTCACTGAACTGCGTGCGTACCTGGGATTACTCAACTATTATAACAGATTTCTGCCGAACTTGTCCACATTGTTGTCTCCCTTGCATGAACtgttgagaaaagaaacaaaatggagaTGGGGAGCAGAGCAAGAGAGAGCATTTGAGGCATCCAAGCGCCTCATGCAATCCTCAGAAGTCTTAGTGCATTATGACAGTCAAAAAGACTTgatcttgtcatgtgacgccTCTCCCTATGGAGTGGGGGCGGTGTTGTCACATCGACTGCCAGATGGACAAGAGCGACCAATCAGCTTTATGTCAAGGACGCTGACATCAGCTGAATCAAACTATTCTCAATTGGACAAAGAAGGTTTAGCAGTGATGTTTGGCATTCAGCGGTTCCATAAATACCTGTATGGTAGGAAATTTGTCATTTGCACTGATCACAAACCTTTGTTATCACTTTTTAGTGAGATGAAAGCTGTGCCAAACATGGCATCTCCTCGCATTCAGCGATGGGCTGTAACGCTAAGAGCTTATGAGTACGAGATTATCTATAAACCGGGAAAACAGCATGGTAATGCTGATGCCATGAGTCGCCTTCCTTTGTCACAACCTTCAGACAATGCAGAGCAGGAGGAAAGAGTGCTCATGATGGAGACTGCAACTCTTGTGTCAACAAGGGAAGTGAGCAGGTGGACAACCAGAGACCCTGTATTGTCCAGAGTTGCACAGTTTATCCAACATGGCTGGCCGACACACGACTTAGATGCAGTTTTTCAACCTTATGCTGTGCGGAAAACAGAGTTGAGTGTACAAGATAAGTGTGTACTGTGGGGATCACGTGTTGTGATGCCACCACAAGGGCGGGAGGCCATGTTAGAGCAATTACATCATGGACACACTGGCATTACTCGGATGAAAGCTTTGGCACGAAGTTATTTCTGGTGGCCAAAGTTGGACGCAGACATCGAGAATATTGTCAAGTACTGTGTCACATGCCAAGAACACCGTAACCTGCCTGCGCCAGCACCACTTCACCCATGGGAGTGGCCAAGCAAACCGTGGCAAAGATTACATGTTGATTATGCAGGGCCTTTTATGGGACATATGTTTTTGATCCTGATAGACGCGCATTCAAAATggatggaggtttttcctgtaaCAAAAGCCACCTCAGCCGTCACAATTGAATGCctgagaaaaagtttcagttgtcAGGGAATACCAGAAACAATTGTATCTGACAATGGTACTTGTTTTGTGAGTGCAGAGTTTAAAgactttctgaaaagaaatggaattgaGCACatcacatccgccccatatcaTGCATCATCAAATGGCTGTGCTGAGCGCGCGGTCCAGACATTTAAGTCAATGATGAAGAAGGCTGGTGGGGGCAGCATTGCTACTAAGGTGTCAAGAGTTCTGTTTAATTATCGCATCACACCACAATCCACCACAGGGCTCTCACCTGCAGAATTGCTACAAGGGAGGAAGTTGAGGTCCACCTTGGATTTGATTCATCCTGACCGCAGAGGAAAGGTGGAGCGAAAACAGAACAGTCAAAAGGAACAGCATGACAacctgaaaaaagagagaggattcCAGGAAGGAGATCCTGTGGTGACAAGAAACTTTAGTCATGGTCCTAAGTGGATTCCTGGAGTCatcacaaacattacaggtcCTGTCTCGTACAAGATCATGTTGGGAGATGGTAACATTGTGCGGAGACATGTGGACCAGGTCTTGTCACGTGCTGTAATAGGGGACTGTGTGGAGGCGGAAGTCACAGAGCCACTGGAACTGTCTGTTTCACCTGCAGCGGTAAGGGTTGCATCAGAGACTTCCACTCTGACAGGAAATAACAGTGTTCAGGAGACCCACACCCAGAGTGTCCTGAGTCCTGCTCAGAAAAAAGCAACTCCTGTAGTGTTAGACAATCCACCTCCCAACCCTTCAGGGCCGTCACCACCTGTGATAGCTCCTTTGCGCAGGTCACAAAGGGCCGTGTGCAAACCAAGTTATTTGAAAGATTACCAGTGTTAAATGCAATGGTTTATGattgttattgtttaaaatgttaagtgaTAACAAAATCTTTAAGTGCCCAGTAATTGTTATTCCATTATCAGTTGGGGATGCTTAGAAGGTTACATAACACTTTTTGTGGGACACGGTGATTAGTAGCTTAAGGGGGGAGGAATGTAGTagagtgatattgatgtgggattgcagggctgtcctttgggagtggcagcacaggttggggagtagtgagggtggagctttaacctttgacctgtatatatatgtcctccaggtgttaaggaagggtgtgtgtacgtgtatgcagtaaagattgaagctaaaaacgtacctcccgactctgtcccctttttcttataatatcccaaagatattacaggttgggactaccaaagcactttaaatttgcggaaatatttcgtgtttgtccccattttttttcaaatattacaaacaatgcaaccttctctttggttttgaccaagaaatttaacccacaactttaacacttttacacaagaacctaatagattttgacaattaaagaatttcttcacttcaaactgcctacaagtcttaatttgcgaggtaataatcgttcaaaaatgatgtcaaaacattaaaaacttttcaccagtttttggtcgtacttttctcgtgaaattgaatcaaatacatttcctcttagattgatgcttttattttgagctaccaccggatatgaatgcatatcggtgacactgccttcctgtgtcagtagctgtgttagctttacaccaaaacaaacacaaagacaaagacataaacacacaaaaaacacacaaaaacctttaaaggagagaaaatgcaaacaaaagaacgcattcgtgcttcgtatttgacaaactattccgtggaaaactacacaacaaacttatttcgaaagacacgtcttcttcttctcctatcctgtcaaatcgtcttgaaggatctgtagttgcgatgccctcctctggacgtaatgggttactacaaaaacattaaagttacacgttgctagatcgtcattagcttccggttgggactaccaaagcactttaaatttgcggaaatatttcgtgtttgtccccattttttttcaaatattacaaacaatgcaaccttctctttggttttgaccaagaaatttaacccacaactttaacacttttacacaagaacctaatagattttgacaattaaagaatttcttcacttcaaactgcctacaagtcttaatttgcgaggtaataatcgttcaaaaatgatgtcaaaacattaaaaacttttcaccagtttttggtcgtacttttctcgtgaaattgaatcaaatacatttcctcttagattgatgcttttattttgagctaccaccggatatgaatgcatatcggtgacactgccttcctgtgtcagtagctgtgttagctttacaccaaaacaaacacaaagacaaagacataaacacacaaaaaacacacaaaaacctttaaaggagagaaaatgcaaacaaaagaacgcattcgtgcttcgtatttgacaaactattccgtggaaaactacacaacaaacttatttcgaaagacacgtcttcttcttctcctatcctgtcaaatcgtcttgaaggatctgtagttgcgatgccctcctctggacgtaatgggttactacaaaaacattaaagttacacgttgctagatcgtcattagcttccggttgtgtagtagagtgatattgatgtgggattgcagggctgtcctttgggagtggcagcacaggttggggagtagtgagggtggagctttaacctttgacctgtatatatatgtcctccaggtgttaaggaagggtgtgtgtacgtgtatgcagtaaagattgaagctaaaaacgtacctcccgactctgtcccctttttcttataatatcccaAAGATATTACATCTTGGCGACGAGGAGACCAAGCGAGCTCACTGTGTGTTGTACAGAGGAAGCATCTTGTGGTGCCCGGCTACGCGAGGGACTCGGTTGATGTCGAGCGGCGAGGAAGCTAAGTAAAATAGCCTATtggcctaaaaaaaaataaaaaataaaataaaaataaaaggtcgaGATGGCTACGGCGATGGTGGGGACACTTGTGGCTTTTGATAGCCAGGTGCAAGTCTGGGAGGAGTACGTCGAGGTGATGGAGCATTTCTTCGTGGCAAATGGCATCACAGACGCTGGGAGACAGCGGGCTATattgttgagctcagtgggcAGCCGGACGTATAGTTTAATGAGGAACTTGTTAAGTCCGGAGAAGCCTGGGGATAAGTCATATGACGAGTTAACTCAGCTGCTGCAGTCGCACTTCAACCCGAAGCCCAGTGAGATTGTTCAGAGATTTAAGTTCAACTCGAGGATGAGGGCGGTGAATGAGACTGTGACGGAGTATGTGGCGGTGCTGCGGGAGCTGGCTCAACACTGTAACTACGGCGACAGACTGAAGGAGATGCTGCGCGACAGGCTCGTGTGTGGAATTGCGGACGATCGCATCCAGCGGAGGTTGTTGGCGGAACCGGAGCTGACTTTTGAGCGAGCGTTGAAAGTCGCACAAGCCATCGAGACTGCGAGCAGGGACGTGCTGGATCTACAACAGAAACAGGACGGTAATGCAA
Coding sequences within it:
- the LOC137591958 gene encoding uncharacterized protein, coding for MATAMVGTLVAFDSQVQVWEEYVEVMEHFFVANGITDAGRQRAILLSSVGSRTYSLMRNLLSPEKPGDKSYDELTQLLQSHFNPKPSEIVQRFKFNSRMRAVNETVTEYVAVLRELAQHCNYGDRLKEMLRDRLVCGIADDRIQRRLLAEPELTFERALKVAQAIETASRDVLDLQQKQDGNASKPSAHLQVHTVKAGRKWQEKTAGLTCYRCGGEHMARDCRFINEKCHGCGKKGHVKKMCRSSPPPGRQLKGGGKHKQFVKGVKEDKKQPAHHISEVPRDLSSDEDVFTLYSISEPKIVKTDPITTQLKLNGHIVSFEVDTGCSVTIVSKTEYVKLWAAGGAPELQDCSLSLKTYTGERVPTVGAAEVTVQFKEQTKQLPVVVVAGPGPNLLGRAWIKELVQPYFKD